A single window of Oerskovia paurometabola DNA harbors:
- a CDS encoding TlyA family RNA methyltransferase has protein sequence MGTRVDAELVRRGLARSRRQAADLVAAGRVTIDGRTVAKPSLTVTQAQSITVELDPTDPGYASRAAFKLAGALDAITAAAPGSAPRVADASCLDLGASTGGFTDVLLRRGARRVVAVDVGHDQLVPALREDPRVVVREGFNVRDLAPGDLDETPDVVVADLSFISLRLVLPPVAAVVAPGTHLLLMVKPQFEVGRERLGTGGVVRDRTLHAHAVLDVALDAAALGLRPVGVVPSPLPGPSGNREFFVWLRATDAPAPPDVPALERAVEAAVASTVTTVPVVALVGGSVAHVTSPPDARGRADLTDSQPVPDDGAPTQDRGTAVDPRPTGGAL, from the coding sequence GTGGGCACACGCGTCGACGCCGAGCTCGTCCGCCGCGGCCTCGCCCGGTCACGGCGCCAGGCCGCCGACCTCGTCGCCGCCGGACGCGTCACGATCGACGGCCGGACCGTCGCCAAGCCCTCGCTCACCGTGACGCAGGCGCAGTCGATCACCGTCGAGCTGGACCCCACGGACCCGGGCTACGCCTCCCGGGCCGCGTTCAAGCTCGCCGGAGCGCTCGACGCGATCACCGCCGCGGCCCCGGGCAGCGCCCCACGGGTCGCGGACGCGTCGTGCCTCGACCTGGGCGCCTCGACGGGCGGCTTCACCGACGTCCTGCTGCGCCGTGGTGCGCGGCGGGTCGTGGCGGTCGACGTCGGGCACGACCAGCTCGTGCCCGCCCTGCGCGAGGACCCGCGCGTCGTGGTCCGTGAGGGCTTCAACGTCCGCGATCTCGCCCCCGGTGACCTCGACGAGACCCCGGACGTCGTCGTGGCCGACCTGTCGTTCATCTCGCTGCGCCTGGTCCTGCCGCCCGTCGCCGCGGTCGTGGCTCCCGGCACGCACCTGCTGCTCATGGTCAAGCCGCAGTTCGAGGTCGGACGCGAGCGCCTCGGCACCGGGGGAGTGGTCCGCGACCGGACCCTGCACGCCCACGCGGTGCTCGACGTGGCCCTCGACGCAGCCGCGCTGGGGCTCCGGCCCGTCGGCGTGGTCCCCAGCCCGCTGCCCGGGCCCAGCGGCAACCGCGAGTTCTTCGTGTGGTTGCGCGCGACGGACGCACCCGCGCCGCCCGACGTGCCGGCGCTCGAGCGCGCGGTCGAGGCCGCGGTGGCCTCGACCGTGACGACCGTCCCCGTCGTGGCACTGGTCGGCGGGAGCGTCGCCCATGTCACGTCGCCGCCGGACGCGCGCGGGCGCGCGGACCTGACAGACTCGCAACCGGTGCCCGACGACGGCGCGCCCACCCAGGACCGCGGCACCGCCGTGGACCCACGACCGACCGGAGGAGCCCTGTGA
- a CDS encoding NAD kinase, producing MTRRVLIVTHGGRPEAVVALHEAVKELQDAGFEVGLHDDDLAETFGDHMAQLRTREGVAESEVVMVLGGDGTILRAAELTHGTGVPLLGVNLGHVGFLAEAEREGLPAAVQRLAARDYVVEERGVLEVRVTLPGEDEPRIGWALNEATVEKASRERMIEVAIGVDGRPLSSFGCDGVVMSTATGSTAHAFSAGGPVVWPDVDAMLLVPLAAHALFARPLVVGPRSTFALELLQRSGAAVLTCDGRRRIDLPAGARVEVSRGDSPILLARLSTAPFTDRLVSKFSLPVVGWRGRVAEDAADAVRVARQAAADAVDAARLGSPRPTAPDPKED from the coding sequence GTGACCAGGAGAGTGCTGATCGTCACGCACGGTGGACGGCCCGAGGCGGTCGTCGCGCTGCACGAGGCGGTCAAGGAGCTCCAGGACGCGGGCTTCGAGGTCGGGCTGCACGACGACGACCTCGCCGAGACGTTCGGCGACCACATGGCCCAGCTGCGCACGAGGGAGGGCGTCGCGGAGTCCGAGGTCGTCATGGTCCTCGGTGGTGACGGGACGATCCTGCGTGCCGCCGAGCTCACGCACGGCACGGGGGTCCCGCTGCTCGGAGTGAACCTCGGCCACGTGGGCTTCCTCGCCGAGGCCGAGCGTGAGGGCCTGCCCGCCGCCGTCCAGCGCCTCGCCGCCCGCGACTACGTGGTCGAGGAGCGCGGGGTGCTCGAGGTCCGCGTCACGCTGCCCGGCGAGGACGAGCCACGGATCGGCTGGGCGCTCAACGAGGCGACGGTCGAGAAGGCGTCCCGCGAACGCATGATCGAGGTCGCGATCGGGGTCGACGGCCGGCCGCTGTCGTCGTTCGGCTGCGACGGCGTGGTCATGTCGACCGCGACCGGCTCGACGGCGCACGCGTTCTCGGCCGGGGGACCGGTCGTGTGGCCCGACGTCGACGCGATGCTGCTCGTCCCGCTCGCGGCGCACGCCCTGTTCGCGCGCCCGCTCGTCGTCGGCCCACGCTCGACGTTCGCTCTCGAGCTGCTGCAACGCTCGGGCGCCGCGGTGCTCACGTGCGACGGTCGTCGCCGCATCGACCTGCCGGCAGGCGCCCGCGTCGAGGTCTCGCGCGGGGACTCACCGATCCTCCTGGCCAGGCTCTCCACGGCTCCCTTCACGGACCGGCTCGTCTCCAAGTTCTCGCTGCCGGTGGTCGGTTGGCGCGGCCGCGTCGCCGAGGACGCCGCGGACGCTGTCCGCGTCGCCCGCCAGGCCGCAGCCGACGCCGTCGACGCCGCACGGCTGGGCAGCCCGCGTCCCACCGCTCCCGACCCGAAGGAGGACTGA
- the recN gene encoding DNA repair protein RecN, giving the protein MLEEISIENLGVIRSARVPLHPGLTVITGETGAGKTMVLTGLGLLMGGKADPSSVRPGATGAVVEGRLRVSGRDAVGQRIDEAGGSVDDDGTVVVLRTVAAEGRSRAHLGGRSVPQGVLAEIADDLVTVHGQADQLRLRTPSHQRVALDAFAGRAHAELLDEYRAAWAERTGLLEEIADLTARAQERAREAELLRIGLTEIERVDPQPGEDTELTSLVARLGNAEELRLGAQAAHDAIVGDDALDGTDAPGDATSAVERARRALETASHLDPSLAGLVERIAGVGYALADIATEVSGYVEDLQADPGGLEQAHTRLAALGGLTRTYGETIDDVLAWASDAGLRLLDLDDGGERLRSMTERADELTATLSGLGARITAARTATGERLARAVTDELAGLAMTGSSLVVDVTPADEPGPWGADVVTLSLVPHPGSPPRPLGKGASGGELSRVMLAIEVALATSGADAGTDDAAPLPTFVFDEVDAGVGGRAAVEVGRRLASLARTAQVIVVTHLAQVAAFADSQLVVTKSPGGSDGVDPVTVTGVHEVTGEDRVRELARMLSGQEESDAARQHALELLESSVVGR; this is encoded by the coding sequence GTGCTCGAAGAGATCTCGATCGAGAACCTCGGCGTCATCCGCTCCGCGCGCGTCCCCCTCCACCCCGGACTGACCGTCATCACGGGCGAGACCGGCGCCGGCAAGACCATGGTCCTGACCGGCCTGGGCCTCCTCATGGGCGGCAAGGCCGACCCGTCGTCGGTCCGCCCCGGCGCGACCGGTGCCGTGGTCGAGGGGCGCCTGCGAGTGAGCGGGCGCGACGCCGTCGGGCAGCGCATCGACGAGGCCGGCGGGAGCGTCGACGACGACGGGACGGTCGTCGTCCTGCGCACCGTCGCGGCCGAGGGGCGCTCGCGCGCGCACCTGGGCGGCCGCAGCGTTCCCCAGGGCGTGCTCGCGGAGATCGCCGACGACCTCGTCACCGTCCACGGGCAGGCCGACCAGCTGCGCCTGCGCACCCCGAGCCACCAGCGCGTCGCGCTCGACGCGTTCGCGGGGCGCGCGCACGCCGAGCTGCTCGACGAGTACCGGGCGGCGTGGGCCGAGCGCACCGGCCTGCTCGAGGAGATCGCCGACCTCACGGCCCGCGCCCAGGAGCGTGCGCGCGAGGCGGAGCTCCTGCGCATCGGCCTCACCGAGATCGAGCGGGTCGACCCGCAGCCCGGCGAGGACACCGAGCTGACGTCGCTCGTCGCGCGCCTCGGGAACGCCGAGGAGCTGCGCCTGGGAGCCCAGGCGGCCCACGACGCGATCGTGGGTGACGACGCCCTCGACGGGACGGACGCGCCCGGCGACGCGACGTCGGCCGTCGAGCGCGCCCGGCGTGCGCTCGAGACCGCGAGCCACCTCGACCCGAGCCTGGCCGGGCTCGTCGAGCGCATCGCGGGCGTCGGCTACGCGCTCGCCGACATCGCGACCGAGGTCTCGGGCTACGTCGAGGACCTCCAGGCAGACCCCGGGGGCCTCGAGCAGGCGCACACGCGCCTGGCCGCCCTGGGCGGGCTCACCCGCACCTACGGCGAGACGATCGACGACGTCCTGGCCTGGGCCAGCGACGCCGGGCTGCGACTGCTGGACCTCGACGACGGCGGCGAGCGCCTGCGCTCGATGACCGAGCGGGCCGACGAGCTCACCGCGACGCTGTCCGGTCTCGGCGCCCGGATCACCGCCGCACGCACCGCGACGGGGGAGCGCCTCGCGCGCGCCGTGACGGACGAGCTCGCGGGGCTCGCCATGACCGGTTCGAGCCTCGTGGTCGACGTGACCCCCGCCGACGAGCCCGGCCCGTGGGGCGCCGACGTCGTGACGCTCTCGCTCGTCCCGCACCCCGGCTCCCCGCCGCGCCCGCTCGGCAAGGGCGCCTCGGGCGGTGAGCTGTCCCGCGTGATGCTCGCGATCGAGGTGGCGCTGGCCACGTCGGGCGCGGACGCGGGCACCGACGACGCCGCACCGCTGCCCACGTTCGTCTTCGACGAGGTCGACGCGGGCGTCGGCGGCCGGGCGGCCGTCGAGGTGGGCAGACGCCTCGCGTCCCTGGCCCGCACTGCCCAGGTGATCGTCGTGACGCACCTCGCGCAGGTCGCCGCGTTCGCCGACTCCCAGCTCGTGGTCACCAAGTCGCCTGGTGGCTCGGACGGTGTCGACCCGGTCACGGTCACGGGCGTGCACGAGGTCACGGGTGAGGACCGCGTCCGCGAGCTGGCGCGCATGCTCTCGGGGCAGGAGGAGTCCGACGCCGCCCGCCAGCACGCGCTCGAACTGCTCGAGTCCTCGGTCGTGGGACGATAG
- the steA gene encoding putative cytokinetic ring protein SteA, with product MRITLRRTTSDVAEPGTSGPARVDARTKALTKRLKPGDVAVIDHLDIDRVAADALVTAKPLAVLNAAKSISGRYPNLGPEILVDAGIILIDDLGSGIMSISDGRELRLEDGKVYAGEDLLAEGVRQTSETIAVSLDEARAGLSEEIERFAENTMDYMRRERELLLDGVGVPDIRTDIEGRQVLIVVRGYYYREDLATLRPYIKEYRPLLIGVDGGADAILDAGWKPDMIVGDMDSVSDRALSCGAEIVVHAYRDGKAPGLERVQALGVEPVVFPATGTSEDIAMLMADDKGAELIVAVGTHATLVEFLDKGRSGMASTFLTRLRVGGKLVDAKGVSRLYQHRISNLQLTLLSLAGLFAVIMAMWSTAAGQTVFGIIGARFDDFVSWIGALFGGA from the coding sequence ATGAGAATCACTCTGCGCAGAACTACGTCCGACGTGGCGGAACCGGGAACCAGCGGTCCCGCCCGCGTCGATGCCCGCACCAAGGCACTCACCAAGCGGCTCAAGCCCGGTGACGTCGCGGTCATCGACCACCTCGACATCGACCGGGTCGCGGCCGACGCCCTCGTCACCGCCAAGCCCCTCGCGGTGCTCAACGCCGCGAAGTCGATCTCGGGCCGCTACCCGAACCTCGGTCCGGAGATCCTGGTCGACGCCGGGATCATCCTGATCGACGACCTCGGCAGCGGCATCATGAGCATCTCGGACGGTCGCGAGCTGCGCCTCGAGGACGGCAAGGTCTACGCGGGCGAGGACCTGCTCGCCGAGGGCGTGCGGCAGACCTCCGAGACGATCGCGGTGAGCCTCGACGAGGCCCGTGCAGGGCTGTCCGAGGAGATCGAGCGCTTTGCCGAGAACACCATGGACTACATGCGGCGCGAGCGGGAGCTCCTGCTCGACGGCGTGGGCGTCCCGGACATCCGTACCGACATCGAGGGCCGGCAGGTGCTCATCGTCGTGCGCGGCTACTACTACCGCGAGGACCTCGCGACGCTGCGCCCCTACATCAAGGAGTACCGTCCCCTGCTCATCGGGGTCGACGGCGGCGCCGACGCGATCCTCGACGCCGGCTGGAAGCCCGACATGATCGTGGGCGACATGGACTCGGTCTCGGACCGCGCGCTCTCGTGCGGTGCCGAGATCGTGGTGCACGCCTACCGTGACGGCAAGGCTCCGGGGCTCGAACGGGTCCAGGCGCTCGGCGTCGAGCCGGTGGTCTTCCCGGCGACGGGCACGAGCGAGGACATCGCGATGCTCATGGCCGACGACAAGGGAGCAGAGCTCATCGTCGCCGTCGGCACGCACGCGACGCTCGTGGAGTTCCTCGACAAGGGCCGCTCGGGCATGGCCTCCACGTTCCTCACGCGCCTGCGCGTGGGCGGCAAGCTCGTCGACGCCAAGGGCGTCTCGCGCCTCTACCAGCACCGGATCTCGAACCTGCAGCTCACGCTGCTGTCCCTCGCGGGGCTCTTCGCCGTGATCATGGCGATGTGGTCCACCGCCGCCGGACAGACGGTCTTCGGCATCATCGGCGCCCGGTTCGACGACTTCGTCTCGTGGATCGGCGCACTGTTCGGGGGCGCATGA
- a CDS encoding copper transporter translates to MIDFRYHIVSLISVFLALAVGIILGAGPLQGAIGDQLTGQVEQLRLERNELRDQLDATNLEAADNEEFIGAAGPQLVAGSLQDRRVAVVDLGKVDGDRYEAVQKQLESAGASVVGHVRLHDAWTSKDQTDARKTVATEVTNLVSGVEDAGTDEKLAAALATSLSAKQLAAPEARTSEAVLIEQKLAEAELLEVVQQQDVPADVILLLEPQPKAVPAAGTTEEASVDEAKAYAVDIEVLLAQAAQARSEGSLVAGSTPVPGDLISTITADADLAAVLSTVSGIEEPAGQISVPLALAARLGDKVGQFGFEEGATAVIPPAVQLPPVDRAPLGAPGTATDTGDTGTTGDTGTTGEQTEG, encoded by the coding sequence GTGATCGACTTCAGGTACCACATCGTCTCGTTGATCTCGGTCTTCCTGGCGCTGGCGGTCGGGATCATCCTGGGCGCAGGTCCGCTCCAGGGTGCGATCGGTGACCAGCTCACGGGACAGGTCGAGCAGCTGCGGCTCGAGCGCAACGAGCTGCGCGACCAGCTCGACGCCACGAACCTCGAGGCCGCCGACAACGAGGAGTTCATCGGCGCGGCCGGCCCCCAGCTCGTCGCCGGCTCCCTCCAGGACCGCCGGGTCGCCGTGGTCGACCTCGGCAAGGTCGACGGCGACCGCTACGAGGCCGTGCAGAAGCAGCTGGAGAGCGCCGGCGCGAGCGTCGTCGGGCACGTCCGGCTCCACGATGCCTGGACGTCGAAGGACCAGACGGACGCGCGCAAGACCGTCGCGACCGAGGTGACCAACCTCGTGTCCGGTGTCGAGGACGCCGGGACCGACGAGAAGCTGGCTGCCGCGCTCGCCACGTCGCTCAGCGCGAAGCAGCTCGCCGCCCCCGAGGCCCGCACCTCGGAGGCCGTGCTGATCGAGCAGAAGCTGGCCGAGGCAGAGCTCCTCGAGGTCGTGCAGCAGCAGGACGTACCCGCCGACGTCATCCTTCTCCTGGAACCCCAGCCGAAGGCCGTCCCTGCGGCCGGCACGACGGAGGAAGCCTCCGTCGACGAGGCCAAGGCCTACGCGGTCGACATCGAGGTCCTGCTCGCCCAGGCAGCGCAGGCGCGGTCCGAGGGCTCGCTCGTCGCGGGCTCGACCCCCGTGCCGGGCGACCTGATCTCGACCATCACGGCCGACGCCGACCTCGCGGCGGTCCTCTCCACGGTCAGCGGTATCGAAGAGCCTGCCGGTCAGATCTCGGTCCCGCTGGCTCTCGCGGCACGCCTGGGCGACAAGGTCGGTCAGTTCGGCTTCGAGGAGGGCGCGACGGCGGTCATCCCGCCGGCCGTCCAGCTCCCGCCCGTCGACCGCGCGCCCCTCGGCGCCCCGGGCACGGCCACCGACACCGGCGACACCGGCACGACAGGCGACACCGGCACGACCGGCGAGCAGACGGAGGGCTGA
- the murJ gene encoding murein biosynthesis integral membrane protein MurJ gives MSEDVTPGPETAPAPRPARGSRLRAGTQTLAGAALMITVVTIASRLVGFARSLVMASAVGTEGIGTAYTSANILPNVLFEVAAGGALAGAVVPLLAGPIARGARVDVSKIASALLGWTLLVLVPLGALLAALAYPIAYVLMGKHPDLVDVTALFVRVFALQIPMYGFAVILGGILQAHKRFFWQAFAPLVSSLVVIGVYLVFAGMADGDQNDVAALSSSAIAWLGWGTTLGVAALALPLVLPVARTGTRLRPTLRFPGGEGVRARNLAFAGVGALVAQQVSVLAAMYAANTSGPEATFPTYFYAQQVYLLPYAVLAFPLATSAFPRLAEHVAQGSRELFDGLLASTTRTLLLVSGVGAAALVAASAAVESVFDVVTGSSVEGLGVATATMAPGIMGFALILHLSRALYVLDRQRAAVVATATGWVVVAVLAVVGPAALGEGDQVRVLALLGLATAVGMTVAGLLLLLAVRRHAGPEAVAHVPRTVAVVILGVALGSTAGRGLSAVLLPDDAHVAAALAVGVGVAVLAALVVVGLAFVADRSSVVGLVRRGRGTAPADASPDA, from the coding sequence TTGAGCGAGGACGTGACGCCGGGCCCGGAGACCGCGCCCGCGCCACGACCCGCACGCGGCTCCCGGCTGCGTGCGGGCACGCAGACGCTCGCGGGCGCGGCGCTCATGATCACGGTCGTGACGATCGCGAGCCGGCTGGTCGGCTTCGCCCGGTCGCTGGTCATGGCGTCGGCGGTCGGCACCGAGGGCATCGGGACGGCGTACACGTCGGCCAACATCCTGCCCAACGTCCTGTTCGAGGTCGCGGCGGGCGGTGCGCTCGCGGGCGCGGTCGTCCCGCTGCTCGCCGGGCCCATCGCGCGAGGTGCCCGCGTCGACGTCTCGAAGATCGCGTCCGCGCTGCTCGGCTGGACCCTCCTGGTCCTGGTCCCGCTGGGCGCCCTCCTCGCTGCGCTGGCGTACCCCATCGCGTACGTGCTGATGGGCAAGCACCCCGATCTGGTCGACGTCACGGCGCTCTTCGTGCGCGTCTTCGCGCTGCAGATCCCGATGTACGGGTTCGCCGTGATCCTCGGCGGGATCCTCCAGGCCCACAAGCGCTTCTTCTGGCAGGCCTTCGCACCGCTCGTCTCGAGCCTCGTGGTCATCGGGGTGTACCTGGTGTTCGCGGGCATGGCGGACGGGGACCAGAACGACGTGGCGGCGCTGTCGTCGAGCGCGATCGCATGGCTGGGCTGGGGGACGACGCTCGGGGTCGCGGCGCTGGCCCTGCCTCTCGTCCTGCCCGTCGCGCGCACCGGCACCCGGCTGCGCCCGACCCTGCGCTTTCCCGGCGGTGAGGGCGTCCGCGCCCGCAACCTCGCGTTCGCCGGGGTCGGGGCGCTCGTCGCGCAGCAGGTCTCTGTGCTCGCGGCGATGTACGCGGCGAACACCTCCGGGCCCGAGGCGACCTTCCCGACGTACTTCTACGCGCAGCAGGTCTACCTGCTGCCGTACGCGGTGCTCGCGTTCCCGCTCGCGACGAGCGCGTTCCCTCGCCTGGCCGAGCACGTCGCCCAGGGCAGCCGCGAGCTCTTCGACGGGCTGCTGGCGTCGACGACGCGCACCCTGCTCCTGGTGTCCGGGGTGGGCGCGGCGGCGCTCGTGGCGGCCTCGGCCGCGGTCGAGTCGGTCTTCGACGTCGTCACCGGCTCGTCGGTCGAGGGCCTGGGCGTGGCCACGGCCACCATGGCGCCGGGCATCATGGGCTTCGCCCTGATCCTGCACCTGTCGCGCGCTCTCTACGTCCTGGACCGTCAGCGCGCGGCCGTCGTGGCGACCGCGACCGGCTGGGTGGTCGTCGCCGTGCTGGCGGTCGTGGGCCCCGCGGCGCTCGGGGAGGGCGACCAGGTGAGGGTGCTGGCGCTCCTCGGCCTCGCGACCGCGGTGGGCATGACGGTCGCGGGCCTTCTGCTCCTGCTCGCGGTGCGTCGGCACGCCGGCCCGGAGGCGGTGGCCCACGTGCCGCGCACTGTCGCCGTCGTGATCCTGGGCGTGGCGCTCGGCAGTACGGCAGGACGGGGCCTCAGCGCGGTCCTCCTGCCCGACGACGCGCACGTCGCGGCGGCGCTCGCCGTCGGCGTCGGGGTTGCCGTCCTGGCGGCTCTCGTCGTGGTCGGGCTGGCGTTCGTCGCGGACCGGTCGTCCGTCGTCGGGCTGGTGCGGCGCGGGCGGGGCACTGCACCCGCCGACGCGAGCCCGGACGCCTGA